In one window of Lacticaseibacillus casei DSM 20011 = JCM 1134 = ATCC 393 DNA:
- a CDS encoding class II fumarate hydratase — translation MTKTRTESDTLGPVEIPETALWGPQTERSRHNFQAGPLMPLAVIKALLQIKKAAARANVAADVLPAPKGQLITRAVDTLLALPDSQLRQDFPLHVYQTGSGTQTNMNVNEVVSHQAAKLNPDLPILPNDDVNRSQSSNDTFPTAMNITAAVAVNELLVAVAELHTALQTKATEYAKTVKIGRTHLQDATPMTFGQEVSGWAAMLAHDQAAIKQLQPALFRLAIGGTAVGTGLNAAPNFGQIVAGRLSDVYGLPLTAQTNKFAALAAHSEISLVHGGIRTLAADLLKIANDIRFLASGPRAGYGELTIPANEPGSSIMPGKVNPTQAEALTMAAVRVLGNDTTIAVAASQGNFELNVYKPVIISTFLESTTLLTQTVSSFTTKLVDSLTVNAPRMKALVAHSLMTVTALAPHIGYEKSAEISQLAEREGTDLKTAALKSGYVTSAQFDDWVDPAKMTGI, via the coding sequence ATGACAAAGACACGTACCGAATCAGATACATTAGGACCAGTTGAAATTCCGGAGACTGCATTGTGGGGGCCGCAAACCGAGCGCAGCCGGCACAATTTTCAGGCAGGGCCGCTGATGCCGCTGGCGGTAATCAAAGCGTTGCTGCAAATCAAAAAAGCGGCAGCGCGCGCCAATGTGGCAGCCGACGTTTTGCCTGCGCCTAAGGGTCAACTCATTACCCGCGCGGTGGATACGCTACTGGCCTTGCCGGATAGCCAGTTACGCCAGGACTTTCCGTTGCACGTTTACCAAACCGGTTCCGGCACGCAGACGAATATGAATGTGAATGAGGTCGTCAGTCACCAGGCGGCGAAACTCAATCCTGATTTGCCGATTTTGCCTAACGACGATGTGAATCGCAGCCAAAGTTCGAATGACACCTTTCCAACGGCCATGAACATCACGGCCGCAGTAGCTGTCAATGAATTACTGGTGGCGGTGGCAGAATTGCACACGGCTTTACAAACTAAGGCAACCGAATATGCCAAGACAGTTAAAATCGGTCGCACCCACCTGCAAGACGCAACGCCAATGACGTTTGGTCAGGAAGTCAGTGGGTGGGCGGCCATGCTTGCTCATGATCAGGCGGCAATCAAGCAACTCCAGCCGGCACTTTTTCGGTTAGCCATTGGCGGCACCGCAGTGGGGACCGGACTAAATGCAGCGCCAAACTTCGGGCAAATCGTTGCTGGCCGGTTGAGCGATGTTTATGGGTTGCCATTGACCGCTCAAACCAATAAATTCGCGGCTTTGGCGGCGCATTCCGAAATCAGTCTGGTTCATGGCGGTATTAGAACCTTGGCTGCTGATCTATTGAAAATTGCTAACGACATTCGGTTTCTGGCCAGTGGTCCGCGTGCAGGCTATGGGGAGCTGACCATTCCGGCCAATGAACCTGGCAGCTCGATCATGCCAGGCAAGGTGAATCCAACCCAGGCCGAGGCGTTGACCATGGCGGCTGTGCGCGTGTTGGGCAACGACACCACCATTGCCGTTGCGGCTTCCCAAGGTAACTTTGAACTGAATGTTTATAAACCGGTGATCATCAGCACCTTCCTTGAATCAACCACGCTGCTCACCCAAACCGTGTCGAGTTTTACGACCAAGCTGGTAGATTCGCTAACCGTGAATGCGCCACGGATGAAAGCACTGGTTGCGCACTCGCTGATGACAGTAACGGCCCTCGCGCCGCACATTGGGTATGAAAAAAGCGCTGAAATTTCGCAACTGGCAGAACGCGAAGGAACCGATCTCAAAACTGCCGCGCTTAAATCCGGTTATGTCACCAGCGCCCAGTTTGACGATTGGGTGGATCCCGCAAAAATGACCGGTATCTGA
- a CDS encoding IS30 family transposase — protein MQKQDSTHRQKGQHLTSLERGKVAGFRQAGKSNRWIAAEIGVCPQTINNEIKRGTVDQVKKSNGKRVYHRQYLPEAAQARYETARLSCHRPDKFASVQVFLAWYVQRAKQDKWSPDASIGYAKRHKLFTPEELVCASTLYQYIDDQRLEIRNIDLLEKTKRKTSHQHHTKAKRLAGRSIEERPKVVERRRQFGHWEMDTIVGKRNGKESVILTLIERKTRCQLLRLIEGRDADSVSYALRGIKREWGACIKTITADNGPEFTALNTAFAGTETEIFYAHPYTSCDRGTNEAHNRMIRQDFPKGMSLDDISPSQVQATQDRLNQLPRKQQGYCTPQQNFEAEARRVRRMAQ, from the coding sequence ATGCAGAAACAGGATAGCACACACCGCCAAAAAGGTCAGCACTTAACATCACTCGAGCGCGGAAAAGTGGCCGGATTCCGCCAAGCTGGGAAGTCCAATCGTTGGATTGCTGCTGAAATTGGCGTCTGCCCGCAGACCATTAATAATGAAATCAAGCGAGGTACAGTAGATCAGGTCAAGAAGAGTAATGGCAAGCGCGTCTACCATCGACAATACCTGCCAGAGGCTGCTCAGGCACGTTACGAGACTGCACGCTTGAGCTGCCATCGTCCTGACAAGTTCGCCAGCGTACAGGTCTTCTTAGCCTGGTACGTACAGCGAGCTAAGCAGGACAAATGGTCGCCGGATGCTTCAATCGGCTATGCCAAGCGACACAAGCTGTTTACTCCTGAAGAGCTTGTTTGTGCCTCGACTTTGTACCAGTACATTGACGACCAACGCCTAGAGATTCGAAATATCGACCTGTTGGAGAAGACTAAGCGGAAGACCTCTCACCAGCACCACACCAAGGCTAAGCGCCTGGCTGGCCGCAGTATCGAGGAACGGCCTAAGGTCGTTGAACGACGCAGGCAGTTCGGTCACTGGGAGATGGATACCATTGTCGGTAAACGCAATGGCAAGGAGAGCGTCATCTTGACTCTGATTGAGCGCAAGACCCGTTGCCAACTTCTCCGCTTGATCGAAGGACGAGATGCAGACTCTGTGAGCTATGCATTGCGTGGAATCAAGCGCGAATGGGGAGCTTGCATCAAGACCATCACAGCCGACAACGGACCCGAGTTCACCGCCTTAAATACTGCTTTTGCTGGGACGGAAACTGAGATCTTCTACGCCCATCCTTACACGTCCTGCGACCGTGGCACCAACGAGGCACATAACCGGATGATCCGCCAGGACTTCCCTAAGGGCATGTCCCTAGATGACATTAGCCCTAGTCAAGTGCAGGCCACGCAAGACCGCTTGAATCAGTTGCCTCGCAAACAACAGGGCTACTGCACACCCCAGCAAAACTTTGAGGCCGAAGCTCGGCGCGTTCGCCGCATGGCCCAGTAG
- a CDS encoding HAD-IC family P-type ATPase: MEEVPDAQPPATAHSIKDLQQQLQVPSLDHGLSKAEAAERLKVNGPNAIESHPTPKWLIFLRQFNNLIIYILMIAAILTTIIGDVTDTSVIVLVIIVNAIIGYYQESNASDSLEKIKKMLAPEATVYRDGERLDIPSADLVVGDVVFLEAGDNVPADLRLVDIDNLTIQEAVLTGEANSVIKTTATLPADTPLADQSNMAFASTAVAGGSGIGIVVATGHDTEFGKISQAVSDVRKGRSPMMREIDGIGKGISYAIIAAAVLLFIFGLIIGKYSLPVLALAIVTMVVGSMPEGLPATTSVILAMGVSNMAKKQHVIVKTLPAAETLGSVDVICTDKTGTLTKNEMTITTIVTPKATYEVSGSGYTPKGTFTLAGKPIEPTAHPDLIALLTAGFEANDTELHQEDGRYVINGEPTDGAFLTAYYKVFKKDPDNTERDLMPFDSNNRYMAKLAKCADGKTRLFVKGSPERLLPLVVTAHPDFDTDYYLKLTSQFSVQGQRVIAVAESIVEPDTTEITPALLEQGLDFLGLTAIIDPPRESVTSAIKQMRRAGVKVKMITGDHPETALAIAQKLDMADSPKAITGAQLAALSDDQRQRAILDTDVFARTTPKDKLTIVTALQDAGNVTAMVGDGVNDAPALKKSDVGVAMGQSGTDVAKDAADMVLTDDRFARMETAIAQGRRIYQNIKKSILFLLPTSFAEGLVIVFTILTQQAMPLRASQLLWINMVSAITIQFVFIFEPAEAGTMDRPPRKKNASMMHKHDVFQIAYVAMMIAGIGLWAFDWLTANHLTDRVTASTMMVNMIVLGKIFYLFNIRTNTLALSKNFFSNPMAFVIIAVMLALQCFLTYVPFMQDIFQTAPMSWREWGLAVAAGSIILIVTEIDKIIRIRWDRLHGHGAFPSVSKTNE; the protein is encoded by the coding sequence ATGGAAGAAGTTCCTGACGCGCAACCGCCCGCCACGGCGCACAGTATCAAGGATCTGCAGCAGCAGTTGCAGGTCCCATCCCTTGACCACGGTCTCTCCAAAGCTGAGGCCGCTGAACGTTTAAAAGTTAATGGCCCGAACGCCATTGAATCGCATCCGACGCCAAAATGGCTGATTTTTCTGCGACAGTTTAACAACCTGATCATTTATATTCTGATGATTGCCGCAATTTTGACCACGATTATTGGTGATGTCACCGATACTTCAGTCATTGTTTTGGTGATTATCGTCAACGCGATCATCGGCTACTATCAGGAAAGCAACGCCAGCGACTCGCTTGAGAAAATCAAAAAAATGCTGGCGCCTGAAGCCACTGTCTATCGGGACGGTGAGCGTCTCGACATCCCCAGTGCGGATTTAGTGGTTGGCGATGTTGTGTTCTTAGAAGCCGGCGACAATGTACCTGCCGACTTGCGCCTCGTTGATATCGACAACCTCACCATTCAAGAAGCCGTCTTGACCGGTGAGGCTAATTCTGTCATTAAGACCACTGCCACGCTGCCGGCTGATACGCCGCTTGCCGATCAAAGCAATATGGCTTTTGCTTCGACAGCCGTTGCAGGTGGTAGCGGCATCGGGATCGTGGTCGCCACTGGCCACGACACGGAATTCGGTAAAATTTCCCAAGCCGTCTCCGATGTTCGAAAGGGCCGCTCCCCGATGATGCGTGAAATTGATGGCATCGGGAAAGGCATTTCATATGCGATCATCGCCGCGGCGGTTCTGCTCTTCATTTTTGGCCTGATCATCGGCAAGTACAGTCTGCCTGTATTGGCACTCGCCATTGTCACGATGGTCGTCGGCTCGATGCCAGAAGGCTTGCCGGCCACCACCTCCGTCATCTTGGCTATGGGCGTTTCCAACATGGCCAAAAAGCAGCACGTCATCGTCAAAACCTTACCAGCCGCCGAGACTTTGGGTTCCGTTGATGTCATCTGTACCGATAAGACCGGCACGCTGACCAAAAACGAAATGACCATTACCACCATTGTCACGCCAAAGGCCACCTATGAGGTCAGCGGTTCGGGTTACACGCCGAAAGGAACCTTTACCCTTGCAGGCAAACCGATTGAGCCAACCGCCCATCCAGATTTAATTGCTTTGCTGACGGCCGGTTTTGAAGCGAACGACACCGAGCTGCATCAAGAAGACGGCCGGTATGTGATCAACGGCGAGCCCACTGATGGCGCTTTTCTCACTGCCTATTACAAAGTCTTTAAAAAGGATCCGGACAACACCGAACGCGATTTAATGCCGTTTGATTCCAACAATCGCTATATGGCCAAGTTGGCAAAGTGTGCTGACGGGAAAACCCGCTTATTCGTCAAAGGATCGCCGGAGAGGCTACTGCCCTTAGTGGTAACTGCTCATCCGGATTTCGACACCGACTATTATTTAAAGTTAACCAGTCAATTCAGTGTTCAAGGCCAGCGCGTGATTGCCGTAGCCGAAAGCATCGTCGAGCCTGACACCACCGAGATCACTCCGGCTCTTTTAGAACAAGGGCTTGATTTTCTGGGGCTCACCGCGATCATTGATCCGCCGCGTGAATCGGTCACCTCCGCGATCAAACAAATGCGGCGCGCGGGCGTTAAAGTCAAAATGATTACCGGTGATCATCCAGAAACTGCGCTGGCAATTGCACAGAAACTGGACATGGCCGATTCTCCGAAAGCCATCACCGGCGCCCAGTTAGCCGCACTATCAGATGACCAACGGCAACGGGCCATTCTGGACACCGATGTTTTTGCGCGAACCACGCCAAAAGATAAACTAACGATTGTGACCGCCTTACAGGATGCCGGCAACGTCACTGCCATGGTTGGCGACGGCGTCAATGATGCACCGGCTCTTAAAAAGTCCGATGTCGGCGTTGCTATGGGCCAATCCGGAACCGATGTCGCCAAAGATGCGGCCGACATGGTTCTGACCGACGATCGCTTTGCCCGCATGGAAACGGCGATTGCCCAAGGCCGCCGTATTTACCAAAATATCAAGAAAAGTATTCTGTTCCTGCTGCCGACATCGTTTGCGGAAGGCTTGGTGATCGTGTTCACCATTCTGACGCAACAAGCCATGCCTTTGCGTGCCAGCCAACTATTGTGGATTAACATGGTCAGCGCGATTACCATCCAATTTGTCTTCATCTTCGAACCCGCCGAAGCCGGCACGATGGATCGTCCGCCGCGAAAGAAGAATGCTTCGATGATGCACAAGCACGATGTTTTCCAGATTGCGTATGTCGCCATGATGATCGCCGGTATCGGACTGTGGGCGTTTGATTGGTTGACTGCCAACCATTTGACCGACCGCGTAACTGCCAGCACCATGATGGTCAACATGATTGTCTTGGGTAAAATCTTTTACCTCTTCAACATCCGCACAAACACCTTGGCGCTTTCCAAGAACTTCTTCAGTAACCCTATGGCGTTTGTCATCATCGCGGTCATGTTGGCTCTCCAATGCTTCTTGACTTACGTACCGTTTATGCAGGATATTTTCCAGACCGCACCTATGTCTTGGCGCGAATGGGGGTTGGCAGTTGCGGCCGGGTCTATCATCCTGATCGTCACGGAAATTGACAAAATCATTCGCATCCGTTGGGACCGGCTACATGGCCACGGTGCCTTTCCTTCTGTTTCCAAAACCAATGAATAA
- a CDS encoding SHOCT domain-containing protein, with protein sequence MKNQKMGCAGLFAILVVIAILIQFWYIVLAIVVLGVALYSYYHRKQQEAAAQAAKTAQEQADEQATIAKLKAYKDLLDTGAITQDEYNKKKAELLRLDSHDELKF encoded by the coding sequence ATGAAAAATCAAAAAATGGGTTGCGCAGGCCTTTTTGCCATTCTGGTCGTCATCGCCATTCTGATTCAATTTTGGTACATTGTTTTGGCCATCGTTGTTTTAGGCGTCGCGCTTTACTCGTACTACCACCGCAAGCAGCAGGAAGCGGCAGCCCAGGCAGCCAAAACGGCTCAGGAACAAGCGGATGAGCAGGCAACGATCGCTAAGCTGAAAGCGTATAAGGACCTGCTCGACACTGGGGCGATTACGCAAGACGAATACAACAAGAAAAAAGCCGAGCTATTACGGCTCGACTCGCATGATGAACTTAAATTTTAA
- a CDS encoding Nramp family divalent metal transporter has product MSDDNKKKHSMKLIQYANGPSLEEINGTVEVPHGKGFWRTLFAYSGPGALVAVGYMDPGNWSTSITGGQNFQYLLISVILMSSLIAMLLQYMAAKLGIVSQMDLAQAIRARTSKTLGIVLWILTELAIMATDIAEVIGAAIALYLLFHIPLVISVLITVLDVLVLLLLTKIGFRKIEAIVVALILVILFVFIYQVALSDPNMGALLKGFIPTSKTFANSPSVNGMSPIQGALGIIGATVMPHNLYLHSAISQTRKIDHHDPDDVAQAVKFSAWDSNIQLSFAFVVNCLLLVMGVAVFKSGAVKDPSFFGLFEALSDSSTLSNGVLIAVAKSGILSILFAVALLASGQNSTITGTLTGQVIMEGFIHMKMPLWARRLVTRIISVIPVIVCVMLTARETPIQQHEALNTLMNNSQVFLAFALPFSMLPLLMFTNSKVEMGDRFKNTGWVKVLGWISVLGLTYLNLKGLPDSIAGFFGDHPTAAQTAIANDIAYALIVAVLALLAWTVWDLYKGNKRYEAHLEAVADAKEAKASNDVQ; this is encoded by the coding sequence GTGAGTGATGATAACAAGAAGAAACATTCCATGAAGCTCATCCAATACGCGAATGGGCCATCATTGGAAGAAATTAACGGTACTGTCGAGGTACCGCACGGGAAAGGCTTTTGGCGCACGCTATTTGCTTATTCCGGGCCAGGGGCGCTGGTTGCCGTTGGTTACATGGATCCAGGTAATTGGTCCACTTCCATTACCGGGGGACAAAACTTCCAGTACCTATTGATTTCCGTTATCCTAATGTCAAGTTTGATTGCGATGTTGCTGCAATACATGGCAGCTAAACTTGGCATTGTGAGTCAAATGGATCTTGCCCAGGCGATTCGGGCAAGAACATCGAAGACATTAGGGATTGTCTTATGGATTCTGACAGAGTTAGCGATCATGGCGACTGATATTGCTGAAGTTATCGGTGCCGCCATCGCGCTTTATCTTTTGTTCCACATTCCGCTAGTCATTTCGGTACTGATCACGGTGCTTGATGTCTTGGTATTACTGTTACTGACCAAGATCGGGTTCCGCAAAATCGAAGCCATTGTTGTTGCACTTATTCTTGTCATCCTGTTCGTGTTCATCTATCAAGTTGCCTTATCGGATCCGAACATGGGGGCACTGCTAAAAGGTTTCATTCCGACAAGCAAAACTTTCGCCAACTCACCTTCAGTGAATGGCATGAGTCCAATTCAAGGGGCGTTGGGCATTATTGGTGCGACGGTTATGCCGCATAACCTGTATCTGCATAGCGCGATTTCCCAGACACGGAAAATCGATCACCACGACCCAGATGATGTGGCCCAAGCGGTTAAGTTCTCCGCATGGGATTCCAATATCCAGTTATCATTTGCGTTCGTTGTTAACTGCTTGCTGCTGGTCATGGGGGTTGCGGTCTTCAAGAGTGGCGCGGTTAAAGACCCTTCCTTCTTCGGTTTGTTTGAAGCATTGTCAGATTCCTCAACCCTTAGCAATGGGGTTCTGATTGCCGTTGCCAAGTCCGGTATTTTGTCCATCCTGTTTGCGGTTGCACTGTTGGCATCAGGTCAAAATTCAACCATTACCGGTACGTTAACTGGGCAGGTTATCATGGAAGGCTTCATTCACATGAAGATGCCGTTGTGGGCACGCCGTCTGGTTACCCGGATTATCTCCGTCATTCCGGTTATTGTCTGCGTTATGTTGACTGCCAGAGAAACACCGATTCAGCAACATGAGGCGCTGAACACATTGATGAATAACTCGCAGGTCTTCTTGGCCTTCGCGCTACCGTTCTCAATGTTGCCACTGTTAATGTTTACCAATAGTAAGGTCGAAATGGGAGATCGGTTTAAGAACACCGGCTGGGTCAAAGTGCTTGGCTGGATCTCCGTTCTCGGCTTGACCTATCTGAACCTTAAAGGCCTACCAGATTCAATCGCCGGGTTCTTCGGGGACCATCCAACGGCTGCACAAACTGCCATTGCGAACGACATCGCGTATGCGTTAATTGTTGCGGTGCTTGCGTTGCTAGCCTGGACTGTCTGGGATCTCTATAAAGGTAACAAGCGCTACGAAGCGCATCTGGAAGCTGTAGCCGATGCAAAAGAGGCGAAAGCAAGTAATGACGTACAATAA
- a CDS encoding MFS transporter has protein sequence MSVSTIRHRGAFVATLLTGTFSMSISQSSLSTAYPAFMKAFGLGADTVAWLTTGFMLVMTLMIPVSPWLLHNVPFQRLFQAIELIFAIGTGLCIWAPNFTVLMIGRLLEAVAVGIIFPSFQTVLLTITPHSERGKVMGTAGLVMGSALAVGPIISGVLLTWFPWQALFLFFLIVSLLVLAVSTVTIASVMPMAPTRLDWVSFILSASFPILLYALSAWSKQGLHAGVVGLLILGVLAAGIFVVRQLNRQPPMLQMRVFATGMFTKAVFLTGISYIGLIVTTILMPLYFQTLLGLSPLVSGLSLVPAAVLLSLLNPVSGRLLDRFGPRLVAMIGMVLITGGFGLLAIFAHHLPLIGAIVLAMATEAGNAFVMMPSVTAGANALPNDLVADGTAVTTTARQLFGSAGVMFATVLLSNMQTALHSNAGGFVVTFAVFAGVGLIGLLLALTLPKTVAKAQ, from the coding sequence ATGAGTGTTTCAACGATAAGACATCGCGGTGCGTTTGTGGCAACTTTGCTGACAGGAACGTTCTCGATGTCAATTTCGCAGTCTTCTTTGAGTACCGCGTATCCGGCGTTTATGAAGGCATTTGGCCTAGGCGCGGATACGGTCGCGTGGCTGACAACCGGTTTTATGCTGGTGATGACGTTAATGATTCCGGTTAGCCCGTGGCTTTTGCATAACGTTCCGTTTCAACGGTTATTTCAGGCGATTGAACTGATTTTTGCGATCGGGACCGGGCTATGTATCTGGGCGCCGAATTTTACCGTTTTGATGATCGGGCGGTTGCTTGAGGCAGTTGCTGTCGGGATAATTTTCCCCAGTTTCCAGACCGTCTTGCTAACGATTACGCCGCATTCGGAGCGTGGCAAAGTGATGGGCACCGCCGGCTTGGTAATGGGCTCAGCGTTGGCAGTCGGTCCGATTATTTCCGGCGTCTTGTTGACGTGGTTCCCGTGGCAGGCACTGTTTTTGTTCTTCCTGATCGTGTCACTGTTGGTACTGGCAGTTTCGACGGTGACGATTGCTTCGGTGATGCCGATGGCGCCAACCCGATTGGACTGGGTTTCGTTTATTTTGTCTGCTAGTTTTCCAATCCTGTTGTACGCTTTGAGCGCTTGGTCAAAACAAGGCTTACATGCCGGAGTTGTTGGCCTGTTGATTCTAGGCGTTTTAGCGGCAGGCATTTTCGTGGTCCGACAGTTAAACCGGCAGCCACCGATGCTGCAAATGCGCGTGTTTGCGACCGGAATGTTTACCAAAGCGGTGTTCTTAACCGGCATTTCCTATATCGGGTTAATTGTCACGACGATTCTAATGCCGCTGTATTTTCAGACGCTGTTAGGTTTGTCGCCACTGGTTTCGGGACTGTCCTTGGTTCCGGCAGCGGTTTTACTGAGTCTGCTTAACCCGGTTAGCGGTCGGCTACTTGATCGCTTTGGGCCGCGCCTGGTTGCGATGATCGGGATGGTTCTGATTACCGGCGGCTTTGGCTTGCTGGCTATTTTTGCCCACCACCTACCGTTAATCGGCGCTATCGTGCTGGCGATGGCGACGGAAGCCGGTAATGCGTTTGTGATGATGCCATCAGTGACAGCTGGTGCAAACGCCTTGCCGAATGACTTGGTGGCGGATGGCACCGCCGTCACCACGACCGCCCGGCAACTGTTCGGTTCGGCGGGCGTCATGTTTGCAACGGTTCTTCTGTCTAACATGCAAACCGCGCTGCACAGCAATGCTGGCGGGTTCGTTGTCACCTTTGCTGTCTTTGCCGGTGTGGGACTCATCGGCTTGTTACTGGCGTTGACGTTGCCGAAAACGGTCGCAAAAGCGCAATAA